In Brassica napus cultivar Da-Ae chromosome A3, Da-Ae, whole genome shotgun sequence, the sequence ATTCCTTTGGCGAGGTAAATCGGCAGAAACTTTGCAACATCGTCTCTACTGTATCCAAATGTCATCTGTGTCAAGTCATTTGTCCCAAACGAGAAAAACTCTGCCTCTTCCGCAATCTATCACAAAAAGAGTTTCTTCTACTTTAGCAACTTCACGTGGGTTGTAGTGTCTACACAATATATAGTGTAGTACATTACTACATTTACCTCATCTGCAATGAGCGCAGCTCGTGGGATCTCAATCATTGTCCCAACCTTGTAGCTCACGGTGTGACCCGTCTCAGCAAATACTTTCTTTGCAACTTCCCGGATTACATTAACTTGGTGTCCCAGTTCCtgccatcatcatcatttcTTTAAAATGTTTCTGAACTATCTTACAAAGAGTaactatatgttttgtttttacaCACCTGAGGAGTTCCTACAAGTGGAACCATAAGCTCAGGAAGAACAGTAACGCCTTGTTTCTGCATTGACGCTGCTGCTTCAAAAATCGCACGTGCTTGCATTTCTGTTAACTCTGGATATGATATTCCAAGCCTGTAATAATACAAAGTTAACCGGGTTGTTGTTATGTAATGAAGCCAATATAATAACTAAGGCGCAAAGAAAGAACCTGCAACCGCGGAAACCAAGCATTGGGTTGACTTCAGAGAGTTTCTCAATCTGCGACAAGATGACATCTTCTTTCATGCCTGTTTCTTCAGCTACCTCGTGTACTATAGCATCCAAATCACCTTCAGGGAGAAACTCGTGAAGCGGAGGGTCTAACAAACGGATTGTTACTGGTAAACCTATAGGAACAAGAACATCAAAGTTTAATGCCATGTCTTTTACATttgagagagactcaaaaataTGTTTACCGTCCATTGCACGGAAGATCCCTTCAAAATCAGAACGTTGGTAAGGAAGCAAGACGTCTAGAGAAGCTTTCCTTTGCTCTGTTGTCACCGCCATTATCATCTTCCTCACTGCTTTGATCCTATCTGCCCCAAAGAACTTAACAACCAAACACCAAACACAACATGAAGATTTGGAACCAAAATATCAAACACATGAGATCAAGAACGGAGGAGTGATACCATATGCTCTGTCCTGCAAAGACCGATCCCTTCAGCACCATTTTTCCTAGCTGCAATGGCGTCTTCAGGTGTATCCGCATTCGCCATAACCTTATTTGATTATCAAaacattaatattataaaaagattgaaaaatgtaaaatataataaaaggaAACTCATAAACACCTTGAGACGTCTGACAGAATCAGCCCAAGACATGAAAGTCTCAAGATCTGCACTTAAAGCAGGAGGAGCCAATGCTTGTTTCCCTAATATAACTTCACCTGTTGTTCCGTTCATCGAGATCCATTCACCTTCATTTATCGTCAAATCTCCAATCAAAAGAACCTgcaagtttcaaaaatatttcaataactTGACAAACAAGCTCCCCCCAATTTTTGAAAAGCCCTAACTTGAGAAACAATCAAGTAAATAAACCTTTTGGTTCTCGTCGACGCGAATCTCTGAGCACCCGGCGATGCAGCATTTCCCCCAACCACGAGCAACAACCGCCGCGTGTGACGTCATTCCTCCCCTCGCCGTCAGTATTCCTTCAGCCGCGTGCATGCCTCCAACATCTTCAGGGCTTGTCTCCGTTCGAACCTTAAATCTCGTGACAAAGACTCATTCAGACATCCCAGTGTTGTCGGTTTATATTATTCAGACATTAGtgaggtttttgtttttttttaccagaATGACGTTCTTGCCCTGAGAATGCCAAACTTCGGCCTCCTCCGCCGTGAACACAACTTGTCCAACCGCCGCTCCTGGAGACGCTGGTAACCCCTTGGCCACCACTTTTTCACGGTACCCCGACACATCATGAAACTAAcccatcaagaaaaaaaaaactttcattgATCTCTGATTGTGACTCATATGCAAAAAAGTAATAATTAATTGAATCATTTGTCTATATATGTTACTTGTGGATGAAGAAGCTGATCAAGATGTTGAGGCTCCACCATCTTGATTGCAGTAGATTTATCTACAAGACCTTCACCTACCATATCAACTGCTATCTTTACCGCACCTTTACCAGTTCTCTTACCAGCTCTACATTGCAGCATCCACAGTCTCTCCTCTTGGACCGTGAATTCGATATCCTGCAAGCACACATTTGAGACCATTATTCACAGTGCCCTGCTTGTATCATGAGCAGTATATGTACACTAACCATCATGTCTTTGTAATGCCCCTCTAGGATGTCACAGTTCTCTACAAGTTCTGCATAAGCTTGTGGCATTAATCTCTTCATTGTGTCCAAATCTTCTGGTGTTCTTATCCCTGCAACCACATCCTCTCCCTGTCCATAACATTTTGGAGTTCATGAGTTTCCGATTTTAGAAACAACTGATCATAATTGATGTAAGTAGTCCAAACCTGAGCATTGACAAGAAACTCGCCATAGAGCTTCTTCTCTCCGGTACTAGGGTTCCTGGTGAAGAGAACACCAGTCCCTGAAGTGTCtcccatgtttccaaacaccaTACACTGAATGTTCACCGCGGTTCCTTTCAATCCACTTATCTGGTTAATGCTTCTGTACTTGATGGCTCTAGGGCTATCCCAAGAGTCGAATACCGCTTCAATCGCTagctcaagttgcttcttcggTTCTACAATTAACCCATCAAAAACGTTACGGAGCTAATTAACTGAATGTTATCTCATATAAAGAACACATGAATCATATCAAAACCTGAAGGAAACTCTTGACCCTTGACCTCCAAGTAAACACTCTTGTACTGCTCAACCAATTCTTTGAGATCAGTTGCGCTTAACTCGGTGTCGTTTTTGACTCCTTTGCTCTCCTTCATGCTCTCTAGCTTCTCTTCAAACTTGGCGTGTGGGATCCCTAACACCTTTTATTGGTCAAGAAAGCAATGGAAAGGTAGTCAGAGAGTTTTCTTGTAGCAAAAGTTATCCGAAACTGTATAAAAACAGAGGACTTACAACGTCACCGAACATATCAAGAAACCGCCGGAAAGAGTCATAAGCGAAACGCTCTCCACTTTTGGCGGCCAGACCGACCACAACTTGGTCGTTTAAACCAAGGTTGAGAACAGTATCCATCATACCGGGCATTGAGACCTATATAAGACAAGTCCATGGtttgtcttttttattttatttttaaaaacatataaattatgaaaagaaaaacatatagatATTTTAACTTACGGCTGCGCCGGAGCGAACGGAGAGGAGGAGTGGCTTGGAGGGGTCGGCGAGGGAAGCTCCAATGTCACGTTCAATGAAGCTAAGACCCTCTAGAATCTCTTCCCATAAACCTTCTGGAAGTTTCTTGCCGGCGACCTGATATTGCTGACAAGCCTCCGTTGATATGGTTAGTCCCGGCGGCACCGACAAGCCTATGCTCGCCATCTCCGCCAGGTTCGCTCCTTTACCTCCCAACTATTACATCAACATTTTTGATTAAAGAACAAGGAAACGTTGATTGATGTATAATATAAAGATGATGATTACATACCAAGGACTTCATGCCCTTGTTGCCTTCGCTTCTTCCTTTTCCGAAGGTGAACACCCGCtgcatcatgttttttttttgtttttattgaatttagAATGCAGAAATGTTGAAGAGTTAAAGAAGGGCATGTACGTGTTTATATACTCAAAAAGTTGGATGAAGCAGATAAAATTGATGAATTCTATCCAACTTAAATTGGACATGACTAATTTATCTATAagctaaatataatttttgtaatttaaactaaaataaaaatagaaaatattcaaaccaaatacTGAACCAAAttgatataagaaaaataaatgtcactattttcaaataaaactcTTTATGTAAgctatatacattatttttctcTTATTACGATCATCGTTTCCAGGataattcattttatataatttttatggaaACTATAAGGCAATTTGGTTTTGCATGGTACGTCAGCAAACAAAAGTATTATCTTCTTAAGAGATCATTCCAAAACTCCAACCTTGAAATGCTAAAAGTTATAGACGTTTCCGTTCGGTGACTCGTCATAGATGTGTCAAACCATATCTCATTTACTATCTACCACCAAGTGGCACAAGAATCTGATCAAAAGCACAAGTCCTTATGTTATCTATGTGCACGGTTCGCTCAAACAATTATTTTGGCCTTCGCCACCAATTTGGACCAGAGATTTGCTAAAAATCTAACCGGTTTACTAAGCCGGAGTTAGATCATATTTACGGTTAACGTCTCTTTCAATTTATAGTGAATTCGTGTACCAGTTTTAACATTGGACCATTTCGTGTTTAAACTAGAGTTACGGAACCAATCAACATCAACAATCCTCAGTCTCACAAGACAAAACCAGTGTCACGATTGCGTAACCCGTTTTGCGTTCAAACTATAAGAGAATAAACCAAGCATCCATCTCCGATTTTTACTCACACACagagtttaaataaaataataaattgagcTGCTATGGTTTCGATCGATCCAATGATCGCTGAGAATTTAAATTACGAATCTCACGGTGAAAAAATAATAAGGGTAAAAAAAACAAGGAAGCCTATGAAGATCGGTCCACGACCACAACTATAATTAAGACCCACAAGAAAGATCGATCAAAATGGAAGACTTACCTTTTTGGTTTGGGTAGGGGCCGGCTCGGACACGGGGCTAAGGATGGCTCGAGTCTTTACCTCACGATGCGAACCGGTTTTTCCTACGCTAAACTGTTGACAATGGATTGTGCCAATTTTAGCAAACCGGCTTGATCCATTACCTAGCCGGTATGATCGACTAACCAATCGGTTTTTGCCAAGAAGATCCGTACGGTGCACTCCATCTCCTTGGAAGAGTTCTGGTGCTGTCTTCAGGATCAtacttttcattttcttaaaatataaatcactaaaataaataataataatatatcttctCGTGAAGAGTTTTATAAGATGTATATATCTTTTTGCTCACGTGAAATAGAAATTGGTATTTGATGCCTTGATGGTGAGCTATTAGTGAGAGTAGAAATGGCTGACGCTTTATATCAAAAGTTATCTGagcttaaaattatttatttttgttggttCTTAATTATTGAATACATAGATGTTTGGTTTGACGAGCGACGTGAGTGGATGCTAATAGATGTGGTTATGGTGAGTCAATGTGTCGATTCCATAGTTGTTATTCCTCCTCTATCAATGACCAGGTCCATATACATAAGTGGCTACGatttaaattaatatca encodes:
- the LOC106440038 gene encoding pyruvate, phosphate dikinase 1, chloroplastic, with protein sequence MKSMILKTAPELFQGDGVHRTDLLGKNRLVSRSYRLGNGSSRFAKIGTIHCQQFSVGKTGSHREVKTRAILSPVSEPAPTQTKKRVFTFGKGRSEGNKGMKSLLGGKGANLAEMASIGLSVPPGLTISTEACQQYQVAGKKLPEGLWEEILEGLSFIERDIGASLADPSKPLLLSVRSGAAVSMPGMMDTVLNLGLNDQVVVGLAAKSGERFAYDSFRRFLDMFGDVVLGIPHAKFEEKLESMKESKGVKNDTELSATDLKELVEQYKSVYLEVKGQEFPSEPKKQLELAIEAVFDSWDSPRAIKYRSINQISGLKGTAVNIQCMVFGNMGDTSGTGVLFTRNPSTGEKKLYGEFLVNAQGEDVVAGIRTPEDLDTMKRLMPQAYAELVENCDILEGHYKDMMDIEFTVQEERLWMLQCRAGKRTGKGAVKIAVDMVGEGLVDKSTAIKMVEPQHLDQLLHPQFHDVSGYREKVVAKGLPASPGAAVGQVVFTAEEAEVWHSQGKNVILVRTETSPEDVGGMHAAEGILTARGGMTSHAAVVARGWGKCCIAGCSEIRVDENQKVLLIGDLTINEGEWISMNGTTGEVILGKQALAPPALSADLETFMSWADSVRRLKVMANADTPEDAIAARKNGAEGIGLCRTEHMFFGADRIKAVRKMIMAVTTEQRKASLDVLLPYQRSDFEGIFRAMDGLPVTIRLLDPPLHEFLPEGDLDAIVHEVAEETGMKEDVILSQIEKLSEVNPMLGFRGCRLGISYPELTEMQARAIFEAAASMQKQGVTVLPELMVPLVGTPQELGHQVNVIREVAKKVFAETGHTVSYKVGTMIEIPRAALIADEIAEEAEFFSFGTNDLTQMTFGYSRDDVAKFLPIYLAKGILQNDPFEVLDQRGVGQLVKMATEKGRAARPNLKVGVCGEHGGEPSSVAFFAEVGLDYVSCSPFRVPIARLAAAQVVA